The genomic region GGGCGATGCGATCGCCGAGTTGTCCGCCCGCATTCAGGCGGCGACCTATGAGCTGCTCGTCCTGATCCGCCAGTTCGATGAACGTGCCTGCTGCAACGACGGCGGCTGCCGGTCCTGTGCGCACTGGCTCAGTTGGCGGATCGGTCTCGCCCCCGGCGCGGCGCGCGAGAAGGTGCGCGTGGCGCGGGCGCTGGCGAGGTTGCCCCTCATCAGTGCCGCGATGGAGCGGGGCGAGATCTCCTATTCAAAAGTGCGGGCGCTGACGAGGATCGCGACACCTGACAATGAGAGCCGGCCCCTGGGCGCCGCGCAGGACGGCACCGCCGCGCATGTGGAGCGGTTGGCCCGCGCGTGGCGCCGCGCCGATCGACTGGACGAAGCGCGCGAGACCGCCCGGCGCCATCAGCAGAGATATCTCCAGACCTGGGTGGATGAGGACGGCATGTTGGTGATCCGCGGCCGGCTCACACCGGAGCTCGGGGCCGTGGTGCAACGGGCGCTCGAGGCGACCGGCTGTTCCGCGAGAGCGCGGCCGACCCGCGCGACGATGCCACGGCGGAGGTCACCACCGCCCAGCGCCGCGCGGATGCCCTCGGGCTCCTCGCCGAGAGTGCGCTGGCGAGTGACCTGGATCGCGGGACGGCAGGCGATCGCTATCAGGTGGTGCTCCATGTCGACGAGGCCACGCTGAACACGGACGCCGGAGCAGCTGAAGGGAAGGCAGTTGCGTCCGACGCCGGCCAGGCGGTGTTGGAGGATCTAGACGGGGCTGGTGGCGTCGCGGTGCGGCCAGATGCCCCGCCGGGCATCTGCGCTGTGCTCCATCAGCAGCTGCACCGCGAGCGGGTCGCGGCGCAGCACGGCCACGTGCAACCGTCTGGTCTCGCCATGCCCGGGCCATTCCAGGTCGACCAGCTCCGGCCGCCGGCGGAGCATTTCCCGTACCGCTGGAAGATCTCCGCGCTCGATGGCTTCGCACACGTGGCCAACTGTGACACCGTCCACGTACGCCTTCAGCTTCGGCCAACTGTCGAAGCCGTGTGCGCGCGCGAGCACCAGCTGGGAGTCGTGCAGCGCGAAGGTGGACGCATCTGCGCCGCGATAGTGCAAGCTCACCTCGGCAACCGCAGAAGGCTCGCCAGCCTGAAAGGCGGCCAGCAGCTCCTTGGTCTGTCGCTTCAGTTGATCGAGATCCGGCTGTTCTCGGAGCTTGCGAACGGGTAGAGCGTTGCGGGGCACGATGAGCTCCTTTCCGGGCTGCGCACATATGGCATCAGCCGTCGAGGCCCGGTGTCCGCTCGCTCGGGCAGAAAAGAGTTCATCGAAGCGTGAGTTGTACGGGTCGACTCAGGTGGACGCGGTCCTTCCCGCGGACACGGCGGCGCCCTGACGCGCCAGCACGCAGCATAGCCGCACGCGCCCCCCATTCGCAAGCGCACGCCACGTCTGGGCCTCAGGTCGCCACGGGCTTCTCGAGACCTCCCACGGTGGACTCCCCGTCTGCTCGCATGAACTTGCTCAGAACGGCGAAGTCATCTTGTGCATGTCCAGCCTTGATCGCCGCCCGGAACAGTTGGTCGAACGCGTTCGGCACAACCTGACTGATCCCACGCTCCTTGCAGAGGTCCATCAGACATCGAAAGGCGCCATAGTGCGCGTCGACCGTTGCGAGCGCCGACTCGTCGCCGACCAGTCGGCCATCATTGATCCGTTTTACGTCCTCCATCACCCATCCGCTCACTTGCGAGAGGACCGGCTCGAGACACCCTCGGCTTCATCGCGCAGCCTCCCTTTCCGTGGCTCACGGGCGACCCGACGTGCTCCCGCTCATGCGCCGGGTGCTCACGGCTGTCGCTTCCGCTCGCGCGCAGGACCTTGATGAACGCTGCGACTTCCTGATCCCCGTAGCCGGCCGCGAGCGCTCTCTTGAACAGCCGCGCCGCAAACTCTGGAAGCTCGGCGTTGAGTCCGCCGTCACGCGCCGCCTGCGCCAGCCGTTCCGTGGCTTCGACGGAGATCTTCAAGGGACTTTCGGATACCCGATAGTCTCCCGACTGAATCACCGCACCCTCGTGTCTGAAGAACTCCCCGAACGAGGGAGAAATCTCGGCGACCAGCCCTCCGTAGTGATCCACCCGGAAACCCTCTGATTCGGCGATGCGCGCGCCGTGGAAGAATCCCAGCGCAGCGCCATAGACATACGACAGCGTCGCCAGATCCATCGTGGAGGCTGCGCCGACCGGCTCGCCGAGATATTTCACGTTGCCACCAAAAACGCTCAACACCGGTTCACTTCGGCGGTACGCCGACTCCGCACCAGACACCAGGATGGTCGTGTCCGGCCTTGCCATCTGGCTCGGCGCTGCCTGGATCGCGCCGTCGACGTAATCGGCATGGTGCCGGCGGGCCCAGAGCTCGCCGTCTCGCGCCTCCTGGGGACTGCCCGTCGTCAGTTGAACGATCACTCGCCCGGCGAGCGCCGCCTCCACCTCCTTCGTCGCGAGAATCTCGTTGGCTGCCTTGTAGTCATACACGCACACGATCACGACGTCGCTGGCCGCAATGGCGGCTGCGGCGCTGGGCGGCGCGACCGTGCCCTCTTCGACCAGAACATCGGCCTTTCTCCGCGTTCGGTTCCACACGGTGACGCGGTAGCCGCCGCCGAGCAGGAGCCGCGCGAGTGTTGTGCCCATCGTTCCCAGGCCGATAACCGAAACCGTCAGTTTGCCTGTCATCATGAATCTCCGTCGAATGTGCGCCGCGAGATTAGAGCGCAACCAGCATCTTCACGACGGCCAGGCCCATGCCGTGCGTCCCGCCGGTCACAACCGCCTTCTTGCCTGCGTATTTGCCCATTCAGTCCTCTGTTCTGATAACAGGAGTACTCGAGGACACATCAGCTGTCGCGCACGAACGGACGACTGCGAGCACGTTCGGACGAGAAGCCAACCCGGGCAGGCGGGAACCCTCACGGCAGACGAAGCGTCGGATAGTCAGGTGAAGGAGCCTGAACGATGGGTACTCAGAATCCGGCGGCCGTGACGTCCAATCCTGCCGGAGCCGCTTCTGGTCTCGGTCGATTGTGGGAGGAGCCACGACAGCGAATCGGGCTACGCGTTGACGTGCGCACGACAGCGCCGGGTATGGTCGAGCTGAAGGCTTTGCCGGAACATCGGATCAAGGTGCACGCCGGACCGCCTGTTCGCGGGACGTGCCGGGTCGATCGATTCGTCTACACGCGAGGGGATGTCGACATCATGCCGGCTGGCGTGTCGGACGAGTGGTACGAAGAGGACTCGAACACGTCCATCGTTTTGCAGGTCACACCATCACTGTTACGTCGCACGGCTGAGGACATCGGCATCGATCCAGACCGAGCGGGCCTCGAGCCGCGGCACCAAGTCAGGGACGCGCAGATCGAGCACCTCGCGTGGGCGCTCGAGGCGGAACACGCGGCCGGCTACCCAGGCGGCCTCATTTACGCGGAAAGCGTCGGACTCGCGCTTGCCATCCACTTGCTGGGCCGCTATCCGGCGGCGCTGACATCGAACCGCGGCCTGTCAAAGCCGCAACTTCGACGCGTGACCGAGTACATCGAAGAGCATCTGGAATACGACCTGTCTCTCGAGCGGTTGGCAGGAGTCGCGGGACTCAGCTCATCGCACTTCAAGACATTGTTCAAGCGTTCCTTGGGACTTCCCGCGCACGAGTACATCGTCCAGCGCCGGGTGGAACGAGCGAAATCGCTGCTCCTCCGCGGGGACAGGCCTGCTAGCCAGGTGGCCGTCGAAACGGGCTTCGCGCATCAGAGTCACATGGCTCGATGCATGCGGCGAATCCTTGGCGCGACGCCAACAGCGTTGAAACGCACCTTCCCTCGACTGGAGCATTGACCTCGCCCCACGTGACCACGCACACGAGTCCGCAGCGCGCTTCACGCCACGCCTGTCGCCACCTGGCTGGGCGCACGCCGAAACGGTGGTGCCTGGCCGTATGTCAGCGCGCGCCAGAGCCACTCGAAGGGACCGAACTCGAAGCGCCGGAGCCATAGTGGCGACACAACCAGCTGGATCAGCCATATGGCGACGACGAGGAGCGCCTGGTCTGTCCTGGAGAAGTAGCCGAAGTACCCGAGACCGTGACCGTAGAACACCGTCGTGCAGATGAGCGTGTGCAGGAGGTAGTTCGTGAGCGCCATGCGTCCGACCGCTGCCAGCCTCGCCACCAGCGGAGCGAGAATCCCCCGTGTCACGACCAGCATGACGAGTCCCACGTAGCCGAGACTGACGAACACGCTCCCCCAGTAGTTCCACTGACTGTCGACGAAGAATGCGCGTAAGGAGCCCCAGTCGTAGAGCTCGATATCGTGCACGCTCGCGAGGACGAGCGGGAGTCCGATAAGTGCGCCGCTGGCCACGAAGGCGACGTAAAGCTGCGGGCGACTCCTGCCCGAAAAGACGCCAAGCTTGAACAACGCCATCCCGACCAGCATCAGACCGCCGGCGCGCCACAGGCCCCACAGCCAAAACACCTGTAGGTGAAACTCGAGCGACCGCTTGGCACGGTCCGGCATCTGGCCCCACCAGCCGCTCCGGTAGGCCGCGAGCTCTCGCGCGATGTCCTCGGGCTGGGGGTTCCCCAGCTCACGCTCTATTCCCGCCACCTCCTCTGGCGGCAGATACTGCATGCCGGCGTATGCACCAACCGAGAGCAGCGATCCGATCGCCAGGACAAGGGCGCCCAGGACCAAGAGCGTCCGCGGCGAACGGCGGCGCAGTAGGAAGACCCAGGCGCCGCAGAGTGCATACAGCACGAGGATGTCGCCGGACCAGAGACCATACGCATGGACGAGTCCGAAGACGAGCAGCCAGCACATGCGGCGATAGTGCCGCATGGCCGGCCCGTCGCCGCGTGCTTCTGCCCGACCGGTCATCAAGACAATGCCCGCGCCGAAGAGCATCGAGAAGATGGTCATGAACTTCTGGTCGAAGAACACGTGGCCCACGAACCAGACCCAGTAGTTCAGGCCATCGAGACTGCCGTAGGCCGTTGGATTGAAGTACGCAGCAAACGGCATCGAGAACATCCGGATGTTCATCATCAGGATGCCGAGCAACGCAAACCCGCGCAGGGCGTCGAGCGGGAGCTGCCGGTCAGGCGCGGAGATCGGGGTGGACGGGAGCACGCGCACCTCCTGGAAAGGATGTTCGACGATGGGCCCGGTGGCGATTCTGGTGCGCTCATTCTAGTCCGCCGCGCCGCGTTCGGCGCACTTGCTCGCACCGGCGGAGCCGGGGCGGCATGAGGGGCGAGCCGACCGCGTCGGCCGGTCGGCGAGCCCAACGTGCCCTACCATGGTGGCGGTAGGGACGCCTCGCCGAGGCGTCCCTACTTTCGCCAATCGTGCAAACCGAGGTAGCCTGGGTCCATGCGGAAGAAGCTTTCTCGATGGACGGCAGGCTCGACGCACCAATTCGTGGGATTCCAACCGGTCGTCCGCTGCCTGATTGCAGGATTGGCCGTGCTCCTGACCTCGCCAGCCGTTGCCCGCCAAGGCGCGGCCGGCACGAATTGGCTCGATCAGCCGTTGACGAACTGGAACGACGCCGATCGACTGCCGGCTGCTGCTCCGCCGCGTGGCGAGGATGGTGACGCGCTGCGCGCGCGTTGTGGGATTACGCGCGGTGAGAGTCCCGCGCATCGCACGCTCGAAGAAGAGGGATGGACTCCCTACAGCCACCTCGATCGCGAGCTGACCCGTGGCGACGTCGAGCTCCTCGCCGGCATGACCGCTGCAGACGAGGCGTGCCAGCCGACCCACTTTCAGATGTTCGTCTTTGTCCAGGGCCGCTTCGCCGGCACGCTGTCGCCCCAGCCGATGACGACTGGTCGAGACGGCTCTGCCGGCGCGGTTCGTATCATCGAGGCCGATATCATCCGCGGCGAGTTCGCGCGATTCCAGGATAGCGATGCGCCCTGCTGTCCCACGTCGCGCATGACCGTTCAATATCGAATCGACCGCACCGGTAAGCACGCTCTCGTGATCCCAGTCGACGTTCGCACGACGCGAGGGTAGCCCTCGGTGCTGGCGCACCGCTCCCGCCGTCAACCGCAGTTAGCATTTCCACGCTGCTCGTCTCACCTCTGAGAGACCCCTGCTCCATCCCTCGCTCTGATCTCGCGGCGGAGCAACGACTTCTGGTCTCACCGCTGTTCGCGTCTGCGCTGGCCCCACCCTTGCGTAAAGGGGAACCGTCCGCAGGCAGCGTTCGAGTAGGGCGCGCTCGCCGAGCGCGCCGTCACGGCCGCCTCGGCGAGGCGGCCCTACCTAGAAAGGGGTGACACCATGAACAATCGCTCGTTCCTTCTCGCGTTGGCTCTGGTCGTGGCGCTCTGTATGCCGTCTGTCGCACTGGCTACGAATGACGACGGTGGGTCGCAGAGCGCGAGCATTCTTCCGGTTGCGGAATATGTCGACGTCAGTGCCTACCTCACTGAGCCAGCCGACATCGACGCTTGGTACACGATGATCTACA from Luteitalea sp. harbors:
- a CDS encoding DUF222 domain-containing protein, with amino-acid sequence MNLKASVHATSDAAIIEPRLQPRMPMSEEEIARLGDAIAELSARIQAATYELLVLIRQFDERACCNDGGCRSCAHWLSWRIGLAPGAAREKVRVARALARLPLISAAMERGEISYSKVRALTRIATPDNESRPLGAAQDGTAAHVERLARAWRRADRLDEARETARRHQQRYLQTWVDEDGMLVIRGRLTPELGAVVQRALEATGCSARARPTRATMPRRRSPPPSAARMPSGSSPRVRWRVTWIAGRQAIAIRWCSMSTRPR
- a CDS encoding NAD(P)-dependent oxidoreductase; its protein translation is MTGKLTVSVIGLGTMGTTLARLLLGGGYRVTVWNRTRRKADVLVEEGTVAPPSAAAAIAASDVVIVCVYDYKAANEILATKEVEAALAGRVIVQLTTGSPQEARDGELWARRHHADYVDGAIQAAPSQMARPDTTILVSGAESAYRRSEPVLSVFGGNVKYLGEPVGAASTMDLATLSYVYGAALGFFHGARIAESEGFRVDHYGGLVAEISPSFGEFFRHEGAVIQSGDYRVSESPLKISVEATERLAQAARDGGLNAELPEFAARLFKRALAAGYGDQEVAAFIKVLRASGSDSREHPAHEREHVGSPVSHGKGGCAMKPRVSRAGPLASERMGDGGRKTDQ
- a CDS encoding helix-turn-helix domain-containing protein translates to MGTQNPAAVTSNPAGAASGLGRLWEEPRQRIGLRVDVRTTAPGMVELKALPEHRIKVHAGPPVRGTCRVDRFVYTRGDVDIMPAGVSDEWYEEDSNTSIVLQVTPSLLRRTAEDIGIDPDRAGLEPRHQVRDAQIEHLAWALEAEHAAGYPGGLIYAESVGLALAIHLLGRYPAALTSNRGLSKPQLRRVTEYIEEHLEYDLSLERLAGVAGLSSSHFKTLFKRSLGLPAHEYIVQRRVERAKSLLLRGDRPASQVAVETGFAHQSHMARCMRRILGATPTALKRTFPRLEH
- a CDS encoding DUF418 domain-containing protein, with the translated sequence MLPSTPISAPDRQLPLDALRGFALLGILMMNIRMFSMPFAAYFNPTAYGSLDGLNYWVWFVGHVFFDQKFMTIFSMLFGAGIVLMTGRAEARGDGPAMRHYRRMCWLLVFGLVHAYGLWSGDILVLYALCGAWVFLLRRRSPRTLLVLGALVLAIGSLLSVGAYAGMQYLPPEEVAGIERELGNPQPEDIARELAAYRSGWWGQMPDRAKRSLEFHLQVFWLWGLWRAGGLMLVGMALFKLGVFSGRSRPQLYVAFVASGALIGLPLVLASVHDIELYDWGSLRAFFVDSQWNYWGSVFVSLGYVGLVMLVVTRGILAPLVARLAAVGRMALTNYLLHTLICTTVFYGHGLGYFGYFSRTDQALLVVAIWLIQLVVSPLWLRRFEFGPFEWLWRALTYGQAPPFRRAPSQVATGVA